In Ooceraea biroi isolate clonal line C1 chromosome 1, Obir_v5.4, whole genome shotgun sequence, the genomic stretch taagtCGTAATCTGTAACAAATCTCCGTAAATGCTTAACGACCTAGCGACGTAAATAGCATATGCTACCTCTAGCGTGATGTAACTCAATGTATCCCACTGGAATTCATTGCGTTAAGAATATTCTGTATTCTAACGGAGAATTATATTTCGCGTCTATTTCAATGTATCGTTGCGTTCGCGGATTGTGTACGCGAGATAGAGGATTGTAATTACTTGGGGGAaaattcgttcgttcgttcacgaataaataaacgtttaaaaTTAAACGTAACGTAATCACAGATAACGACTCATCATGAGACCCTCCTCAAATACTGTATGCAATATCACTTTGCGTCTCTCGATCAATGCGAAAGAACCAATTTTTATTAGAGTATACAGGATTTCAATGGGATACAccggaatatatatatatatacatatatacatatatatatatatatatatatatatatatatatatatattagcgAAATGTTCGTAATCAAGTGAatcgagggggggggggggaatcTACTAGAAAACACTTGCACTTCAGTATCCGCGCACTGAATCGATtatcgttatatatatatatatatatatgtacatatatatccgagatattataaattaatagtgTCCAGACTGTGCGAGTTTCTGGTTGCACTATTATCCTTCGGCGACGTACTGGCGACATTGACCTGTTTCGTAACGTTGTTCGTGAATGGCATGGAGAACTTAAAGTCAGCACCGTTCGGCAACTTGCGCATGATCTTGCCGGACGTGATGAGCCTGCCGAAGCCCTCTTGGTGGGCAAACGCGTAGCCGGAGCGTAGGGATCGGCGCGTTCGTCTTGTGGACGGTGTACGTAGGATGTCCTGGCTCTGGCGGGAACGCAGCTGCGCCAGTCGCTGTTTCAGTCTCACCCTATCCGATAGCGTCGGCCTGACGTCAATGAAGAAGAATCGCCACGACAGCACCGGTATCACGAGGATTATACAGGATATTACCGTCGTGAACCAAAAGGTTGCTTCTGACATCGCCTGCGTGTACGAATAAAGTTTTTTCAGCGCTGCCAGCTTACGTCATTTCAGATgggaaaatatacaaatagaGAGACGAAAATACACACGTACCATCGTAAGGCTGCCGACGTAACTACCGCCTATGACGAAGTTGTAGAAGTAATCTAGAATAAAGTACCAAATGAGTGAACCCCACACCATGATGTGGTTGACGATCGTCCAGTACGATGTGTCGAGGGCTATCTGTACGGTCACTACTATGACTAATATGGTGGCCACTACGCTGCCTAGTAGCATGTGATCGGAAAGTACGTAACCCTTTGGTGATACCCCGTCTCTGTACGTTCCTGTTGAAATACGTCAGATATCAATTTTGTCCGTTATTACAAAAGAATCAATAGTCTCTATATTATGTACgatttcgtttttatttttatagcgtGTGGtttattcttatcattttttaacagATATAAAACAAGCAGAATATACTTACCATAAGGTACTAGAAATAATACACAACTAGCGAAAAACCCATGTATAGCGCTCCAACAGAATTCTTTCTTGTTAAAGAGTAAATTTTGCAGTCCTGGTGCGTATAGCTTCGGATACATCAGACTGTTCTTGTCGTTAACGTCCTGATCAAAAATACCAACAGCCAAAACCGGTAGTGAAGTGTAAAACAGATTGTAGACAGAAATGTACATAGGATCAAACACAGTCTGCAAGAAAATGTATGCCGATGACTTTTTATGCAGCTTTAAATGTTCGCGTCGTTGTATTTAGCATTTATTCGCGGTGCGTTATCAGAAAAGAGATACAATTCATTGTCCCGAATCTCAACTTTGGAGCACAGAGCTCTTACAAAGGAGTATCGTGAATCATATTCGCCTTAAAGACatcatttgttttttttctttcgcgtaATTCACAttctctattattttttatatactatatttatcGGTAAAGCACCGAAAGTCTTACCTGTGCGCTGAATCCGCAGAAAAAGGCAAACCAGATGTGGCAGAGAGTGAACGCGAAATtcttatagaaaaaatatctaAGGAATTTACTCATTCTGTAGTACGACCATCTGCCGTGAACCAGAAGCAGTCTCTCCAAAAATCTGAACTGCCCGATTGAATAATCGGACGCCAATACGGCTTGCAGGCCCTCCTGTCCGCTGATGCCGACACCGATGTGAGCAGTTTTTATCATCGAGACATCATTGGCGCCGTCGCCGATGGCCAACGTTACCGCGGacttatttttcttgattaattCGACAACCATTGCCTTTTGCAGCGGCGTTACTCGGCAACATATTACAGATTTACCTGATAGAAATTCAAGGTTTGAagtaatctaatttaaatcaaAGCCTTTAAAGCTTAATATCGACTTACATTGACTCGACACTTCTAGGAAAAGCTGTTCCAACTGCGGATGTAACGCGTGAACCAGAGAATGCCCATTGATAACCACCGCGAATTCCGTCGGGGTTTCCATCTCGTGTTCGTCCTGCTCCTCTCTGCTAGGATTGTACTCTGTATCGCTGCTacgcagaaagagaaaacgaaagGCTTTTAAGCAAATTGATGATTACTCGGGTTTTTTAATTATGCGGTTTTAAAGTCGAAAATAACGACCTAATACTTGCTTGATTTGttagattaaaaaaaactttactCAGCTCACGCTGTATATAGTTATAACAAGAGTTGTActctgtgtgtgcgtgtatgtgttcTGAGAAGACTCAAAAGGTTTACTAAAAGTAACTTTAGTTACTTCTGGTTGTTAGAAAGATAATACATGTTAATTATAGACGGTATAGTGCGTTCTATTTAAATATCCGCAAATACGAGAATGTGTCACAAGCAATGTACCAGTTTGTTAttgttatcaataatattaattattaagcatacagaaagagaaggagTGAGTATCAAGCATCATGATCAAATTTTAGTTAGCTACGAGTACTGAAtcatagaataataaattgtaggGGAGAGAGTTTCGATTTAATTCGATGTGATATCTGAAGTAGCTTAAGAAAGCCAATCTAGCATAACATTCTAAATGTGGTCACATCGTGATTACACTATCAAGAAGAAGAACGCAGCCAGTTCTGATATTTTCGACTCGATGATACGTTCGACAGAAATACGACAGACAGCTTCGTAAtgctttttaaattacatataaaaaacatGGATACTATTGAACTcgcatgcaaaaaattaaacttCGTAAGAGACAAAATGGAAGAATAGAATTCATAAGTTTTAATGCCACAAATCAAGCGTTTTACTAGCAAAATTTAGCTCAGTATTCTCTGaacataaatatttcgaaacaTTTCATTTTGCACCTCGATCCTTTAAAtacttttgttttaatttcaaatgatTTGCAATGTCGCCTAAACGAGATTCGCAAGCTCTGATTCGCAAGCTTTGATAGAAGACGCATACACGTTTAACAATTAAGTGTACGAGAAGATTCTTAGGCATAGCTATATGAACACAGAAAGCATTACATAGCATATCACATTCagtacaatttttcttttttttaatatgttaaaGTCAACAACAGAGAAAGTTGATATATTGTACTCCGTCTCTTTCAATGTGCCTGACCTTTTCTTGTCCCACCTGAATGTGACGATGGAGAGAGTCGGTTGATTCTTTTGAGTCGAGGCTGTCTTAATGGTCTCCAAATATCGTAACAACTGCGTTTCCACGCTATCGTACGTGGTACCATCTATCACGAAGACATCTGTGAGGTCGTCAGTTAATAACTGACACGAATACCCGATATTAATAGCAGTCTCTGtaaaagtgagaaaaaatctcgatgaaaattttatgcTGCAAACATTTTGCTCTTTTACATGTTTCTGTAgtcaaaaaaagaatattaaagaatTCTAAACAACTTTATCGTATCACGTGAACGCTTATGTAATATCTCGgctaaaatatgtattttacaagaaaatatatttaatattttatcaaattgtataaaatattagaaaaataatcaacaaaacatattcaacataaaaaattaaaaaaagaattaaataagtGCGATAGCATCTTAGGAAACCAatgtattaaatgtattaaaaaattttatcaatcttgctttaaaacattttattatttttattcaaaatattttacttattgtATTGAATAACTCATTTTCCACAGTCTTGTCTCAATGTtgtcattttaaataaatcttgtgTGAGAATTACTGTATTAAATTCGATAGCACTTGTACTACCTctctaaatatattaaaatattacgataaaatttttttattccaatAAAAGTTCAACAAAAGATCACCATTTGCTACTTGGAATCACCGCTCTATTtcctaatatataaaaacgctAGGATTCGtatagttttaatattttctccgTTTGCtaacgttttttaaattttttacattcacAGTAAACATATAATACTTGCATCTCTGTTCAAGTTTACCTTGTTTATCACCGGTTAACACCCAAAGCTTGATACCAGCCATACTTAGATTGGCGATAGTCTGTGGTACGCCATCCTGCAACTTATCTTCGATAGCGGTAGCGCCCAATAGCGACAtatctttctctatttcttcGTAGATTGCGTCCAGCTTGTCGTCTCTGTTCTCTTGGCTCAACGCTGCCTCCTGATGCCGTTGTTTCCAGTTATTGAAAAAGCTCTCGTCCAAATCTCTCACGGAAAGGCACAATGTTCTCAAGCCTTCACCTGCGAACTTGTTTAGGTGATCCAATGTTTTTGCCATTATTTCCTCGCTACCTTTCTTTAGGCGTTCGTAGATCACGTTATCCGCGCCCTTGCAATACAATCGTAACTGTCCATCTTTTCGCAATATCACGGACATCCTCTTTCGCACATTATTGAAGTCCAAAATACAGAGTAGCTCGTATATCTCCTTCTTTCCCATCACTTCGATCGTGATGCTATTGGGAGATCTCTCTTTAAAAACGAAACCAAAATTCCTCGCAGCGGACACCAAGGCGGCCTCATCAGGTGACTGCGCCTGGTATTCGATCTTGCCGTGTTTCTCCTCTGGCATAACGGTGTGACAAACTGCCAGCAGCCTGAAGAAACTGTGAACGTCCTGGTTGTCCCGTCTCACGGCCTCAAGCAACGCCGGATCGTAAAACTTGAACTCCGGCTCGTAGTCCTTATTAAACGAGAAATCCAACGGTGGCATTGTCTACAAAAcgatgatattttttttagaaattgcGTTCTTCATCCATGCGCTACAGCAGAATTAATATGAAAGAAAGAGTTAGttacttattaatttgtaattaatattaaattagtaTCGAAGATCGCAAagtctattattattataaaaaagagcaTGTGAAAAGTTTTTATTGTATCATTCGCCTTTCAAAgacatttaaattatgtttttgtaatatttttttaatatctgaaagagataattattttgcttCCGTGTTTGGTGAGACAATATATAAGTGatatcgttctctctttttctctctctctcttttcctttgtAAAAATAGATTAGATGAAGGACTTGTTAAACACTGTTAAACATAgcttattaactttattaattataacaactTGCATAATATTAGGAAAATTCTCTAACAATAAGAAAATAGTTATGCAAAAAAAATAGGTAATGACACAAatgtgaaagaaaaatagcatAATACACATCTACTTTATCATACATACTATATAGCATCTAATTACAAATGTGCAAGAACACgacacaaatatataattcataaattatcaATACCACAGTAACTCGGTCCACACcgctttattttattgaataatttattgaataatgaaataacGAACGGAATAATGGAAATATGTAAAGTCACGTGGACATTGTAAGTGATACATGCGAGTACAGTGATAAACAGATAAAAAGCGATAGCGTATACAAATAGCGTGTAGAAATCACGATGAGAGAGGTGCTAATTATCAACATGCGTACTGAAGACTTGTGCAGGATATTTGGGCTGCCATTGATGCCAGGTTCCGGCGTTGAACTGGACACTCTGTCCGCCTGTTCCAGGAGACGTACATTCGGATCGTTTAATGGCGTATAAATTGGGCGTACGAATTCCTGCCCGCTCTTCCAATGCATCGTCAGCGTTGGGACAGCTCTGTCCGTCTACATGCAGCACACACATGCTAACAAGGGAACACCACGAACCCGAACTCCTCGAGTTTGATGAAATTTGTAGATTAACGGAGTGACTCGATACATGAATAATCGTATGTATTATTCGTGTTCTATCGCCCTCTGAAGATATTTGCTAAAAGAACGCCTTCACTCTTTCGCGTATAACTCCTAACTTACAAGAGATAGGCAAAAATATTTCCAacgaaaagtttaatttaagtTGAGGACTACAAAGTGATAAAAACACAATtaaaatttggtttttttaagaaaagatgCATATCGTTATTCATGTATTGAGTCACTCCATATATCTacaaatttcatataaatcgAAAAGCTCGGGTTTGCGATGTTCTTTTGTAAGTGACGTACATGAGATCTCGCGCAAATATACGAGAAACAAATAGACATCATGTTTGTATGAATAATCTTGCATTACTTTGTATTTTTACTGAAGAGAATCGTAACGCAcagacaaaaaaaaagaatattttctacaaattatACTTATAAAAAGCGTACAGCAAAATGCAagaattactgatttaaacaCTAATcgcataatattaaaatagtaaagCAAATAGtaaaacgttttatttattacgattatccatttattttatatatatatatatatatatataaagcacAATAGTCATGCAAAAAAGGAACTTTTACTAGAAAACATCTTTGCAACATTTtggcaaaatataatacatttatatatatatattatcaaaatgttgcaaaaatattcCCTAGTAAACATTCTCTTTTTGCGTAGCCATTGTGCTTCATACAACTTAGACTAGAATAATAGTGATTGTAACGAAAAGAGTCATAATATTCCAATTGTATATtgtgaatataattttttgttgaTACGAAACGTTTGTCGCATTTACTGACAAATGAAATTAAACACGgaacactataataaaattgaagcGAAACTGTCATCATCGGTACTAATACGCTTTTTCTCCAAGAATTATGAtctattttaagaaattttttaatccgtcatttaaataattccaggtatctaatttcatttcaattcaatgataaatttttcatatatcgatctaatataatttttaattattttattcacaatgTGATATGGTCCTTTTTTTACagtaacaaaaattttcagcAAAAGCATGTGACACACTAGTACTGTTCTCACGCTAAAAGCacaactatataaatatagataacgTGTTGCACTTGTCTCGGATAATGCACACAATTTCATAATAGACAACGTGGAATGTAGCGGGACACGTATCCTGATCATCAGCGTCAAGGATCCTTGCGCTGCGGGCGAAGAATAGCGACTCACTCACCTCGCTCAAATCGATGACTTCGCCAGTGACCTCGTCGATGACATCGCCGTAACACTTGCCCGCCACGGAACACTTATTGAAAGTCATTATATTTTGCGTTAATGTGCCGGTTTTATCGGAGAATATATACTCTATCTGGCCCAGTTCCTCGTTCAGTGTTGTAGTTCGCGCTTTCGCGTGCGTTTTCGTGGACGCGTGATACATTTCCTCGTCCCAATTAATCAGGAATGACTGTACGAATCGTATCACTTCGACACTCACGTACAAACTGATCGGCACTACTGTGTTCAATACGATTGAGTATGAAAAGAATACGAGTAGGGCATTCACTGTAGCGCCGGTAATAGGCTCGCTCGGCACTAGCGAGTCCCATGGTAGGTACACTTGAAAATAACGGCCCACTAGGCTCTCCCAAATGCCGCAGCCGACCATGCAGAACAAGCACAAGGAGAGCAAGAAGAACACGATCCCGATGATGAGAAGATTCAGTAGCCTGTCTATGGAGGTCCTTTTAAATTTCGTCTTCCCTGAGTTTTGCATTAGTTTGGTATCCTTGCCCGCAAAGATCACCATGCCGTAGCACCATTGCGTGTTCCTCAGTACGCAACCCCGTAAAATTATCTTGTCGTTATCCAATGGATACCTGCCaagataataacaaaattagtaataataataaatttacagtAAGTAGTGTGTGGTTTTTTTCAttgaatttacaatttataaataatgtgatgtgaaaattagtaataatttttagcattttatttaaagcagtcTGTTCTCGCGCCTTGCTCCACTTATGTGCAATTGAATCTTACTTGTGTCCTTTCCACGTGAGCGTCCCATCgaatttattcaataaattattagggACTTCGCAAACGATCTCCCCATCAAACTGACCGATCAACTCGTGATTATCCATCATCTCGGCAGTTTCGGGCAGGCACTGACGACATTTCAGATTCGTCTCTCTATAGGGATTTTATTTGAGTCATTAGAATAGTTTATCGGacaaatataatgtttataataacacaaactagaacaattttataaacagTTTTTATTACCCGTCCAATTCCGCTGTTTCGATGTAACAGAGGCCGTTCGGCTCACTAGTTGTCAGGAGTAGAACGTCTGCCGCCACAAACTGATCATTCTCCATTCTAATTACATCACCCACTTGTACCTGCGACCATCTCTCCTCGCGTAAATTAGTACCCCGTAATGTTCGGGACTTTCTATTGTTTACTTGAGAATCGCTGCTATGCCGTTgctgcaaattaaatttatatgtttaaatatagcttgtattacttaattataatttaaattaattactattgTAATTGCAtacaacaaattaaattattgctgGGTTTTATTTTGCGAATAACATTCTAGTCCCTTCCTTCTCTGTTTCAATGTAGCCTTTTTTGTATAGTTTTTGTATTTAAagcataaaaaaaaatatattttaaaaagaaagctAGAAGAGGAAATGTGAATAAAAATCGGAATTTAAAGAAGAACGGGACGAGATGTAATATATACAAGTAGAACATAAAAAGCGAGGGATATATAAGGCGAGTAGACaaggagaaagaaatagaaaataggATTAAAGAAGAGTTAAAGTTagattaaaatcaatataaatttaagaataaaaCAAGAGATAAGGTATTAGAATGTAaagtaaatatgtaataagaCTTTAGGATGAATAAatcattgtattatttttctaaggGATTATTCTGAAAAATACTATATAAGATTacagtatacatatatcacaatatttttgtgaaaaatttttacCTAAATTCTGCAATTGTATATTAGGTTTAATAcgtaattctttttctttttacatgttTTCTCAAAATGTAGTAAGAGGAGAAACAAAAGCAAAATCGACGATAAAATACTTACAAAGTCGTCGTAGGCATCTTTGACGGCAGTGAGCGTGAGTACCCCTATAAGCGGTATAGCTGTGGTGATAGGGGTCAAGGAGGATATTGCGGGGATCATCTGAAGTACTAACAGGCATAGGAAATAAAAGTTGGCGAGTCGTTGAAATTGCTCGAACAAATTTAATGGAAGGAACGTCAGAACTGAATACTTGGACGTCTTGATGTAATTATTCtacaagtaaaaatatattatgtacttTTACTCCCTTTCTAATAAACGtatttatatcaaaatctATTTTTAGATACATTTCAGTTGTTACGTATATAAAAACAGATAATAGCGTAGGAAACTATTTTACCGCATAATGAAATTGTGAGTTGTATTCACGATTGTTGGCGCGAATCCGCCTCTCTgtttctgtaaaaataatacaataaaatatatttagtacGTACGgtctttatataattacataacaaaTGATTAATCAATGATTCTCATTAGATTGCACTTAATACAAAGGTGTTCTTGATTTGTTTACCCTTTCTAGATTAACAGATCTTTCACACGGTTCGGTTCTTTGACCGTATCGGTAATTTTGCTGAATCAGCCTCAACCATAAAAGAACCGAATCATCTGAATGCCTCCACTATGGCATATGCGCCACTAGCAACCGATTCGgcaaaattatcgatataatCGATATCGGTCAAAGGACCGAATCGTGTGAACGATTTGTAACACACATTCATTACTATGATGTCATCAGTGACCGTCATGCAATGGATGTGTTAAGGTGTGTAACACACAATTACTTAAATTTAGAAGATTATGACTactacttaataataatatatttataatacaacaGCATAAGCAAAGcgtaattcataaataatttaaatatttgtatttattaaaatcttaaaaataattatataggcATATAATCAATAACGAATCTTAAATAATCCAATTGGCGTAAATGGAAAATTCGCTAAAATACGCTTGGtgatgaattaaattaaactaattTTGTCAGATAAATGCACGCATGCAGAAAGGGACGAAGGGAGTgagatagagaaaaagagaagagtacTTAAAAGACTTCTTAAATACTTAAAGAGTATTTAAATGACTGATCTGTtcacttttaataataaaaaaatgcttcGAATAATTGTTTAGCTTCATGAATGACACATTCTGATGTCAACAATTCTTTTGAAGGTGGAGGCATGGAATAAAGAAGATAGAAAGATCAGcttcatttttatatgtaaatacaataaaatatgtttttctttattttctaataaagaaaataaaataataataaaaaatatatagagatCTACCGAAATAGCAAAACGACAACATGTTTTTAATCAAGATTTTGTTGAACGAAATCTCATTTGTAAACTACGTACTAGTTTTaagttttgtaaaatactCAATTAAAATATAGACATTAGTCAGTCATGAAGCCAAGCAATATTCGTCTGAAGTATTTTTGTTATCACTAAAactaaattattcaattatattgtttGAAGCGCCCCATCCTCTACGTATGCGTGCGCACATGCGTATAAGATGTAAAGATTATAAATGTCtcatttaataaagaatttaaatcaagaaaaattatacataataaacaaaaaaaatttatatatcaaaattaatgttaatttggTCACTTATTATCTTTTCGCATATGAAAAGAATACAAGTCAATCAATTTTCATAACTGGAAAATGAAAGGTATAACATTTGTTCTATAGATGATCTCTTTTGAATTTAATCGGTTCTTATAGTCGAATGCATTGCTTTACACTTGCTTGTTATATTCCTGCTGCAATTCCACATAACTGGATAAACTATTAATCATTGGTTTCTCATGCAAAGCAAGAGGTGAAGTTCGTCAGTACCGAGAACGATCGAATCAGTTTACGTAGCAGGCTTATACATCCACCATTCTGTATATTCGCGAGAAACACGTGGATACTACGCGCTCTTGtttagtaaattttaataagtcATTCGACCATATCCAAGGTGCGAAACCTTGATAGCAACGTAAAGCACATAAGTTGCTGAAATTTGCATTACGTTCGAAGTCGGTAGTATTGATCGTCATATCTATTGCGTATAACTTGTACTATTGTTTGCCATAACGTCATCGGAAATGTAGAATGATATAGACATACATATGCATGTTTGTCTAGTTTAAATTAGATACTTATTTGATCAtattaaatcatattaaatgaaataaaataaagttatatcatttttaaaagaGGTCTTgtttatatatgcatttactttttctataatttccccccgtgtgtgtgtgtgcgcgcgcgtgcgcgattgtacttttctttttttgtaaataatgttttaaagatattaaatctttttttagtacaatgacatataattaatattctgcaTGCTTACGTGAATAAATACGTGCTTCACGCATgtgatatatcatataatcaagcatataattgataatttagtTATTACTACGAACATCTTAGAGCATCTTTTCTCATAAAACGTGCAGTAAGATTACTAACACTCTCCTAACATAAAGGATACAAAAGACTTTTGCCTATCGATTGAATCTATTaaccatttaattaatttaactgtTACGATTATAATTGTGGTTCCGCTTAGCTATATGCATTACGTAAATGTACAATCTGACTCGCCAGTCGTTCTTTGCTTGCACGTGAACTTGGGGCGAGACACTACTGTGTCTCTTGATAAGCCTCAATTTAGAGATGCACACTGACAATCGCAGCCAGCTAGAACTGATTCGACTCGATTTTGATGCGAGGTGCTAGCGCTTAGGTTTCCATCAGAGGAGCAACAGAGCCATTCAATGATTCTCGTTATCGCCATGGGAACTCACCGCTAGAGAAGAAAGATGTGCTACGACCGATGCATTCGGTAGCAGGCGGCGAATTTGGCGGCGCCGACGAGGAGGATGTAGTGGCGGTAGTAGCAGAATGGTATCTGGTACCCCGCCAAATCACCAGCTTGCCCAGCACCGTCAGCAAAGATTCGCGCAGGGTGTTGTGACGACTACCACCACCCAAACTGCTGGATGAGTCTCTTTTCGAGCACTCACCAGCTTCCACTACCTCGTCAGACGAGGAGGCAAGCGTGAGCGACGCTACGTGCGATCGCTGCTGTTGGCTAGCCGTCAGCTCCAACTGCGAAGATTGCTGCAGCTGCAATTGCTTGCTACGTTGCGTTTTCCGCCGTTTTTTCCGCTTCCTGCGGTTATTGCCACCGCCTTCGTCGTCCTCCTCGGCCTCTTGCGTCGAATATTTGCGACCAGCAGCCTCGTTGCTACTCCTCGTGGATGTTGCTGTTGCCGTCGTCATCCTCGCGGCACCACGATGCGTCGTCGTATCCGCTGATTCGTCCTCGTCATTGCAGTCCTTCACCTTACGATTGTTGCGCGACATAGCGCACGCGTTACACTTGAGAGCTCGAGAGCTCGAGGACGGGTAGAAACGATCGGTCGAGGACACACCGTTTGGCATGGCAAATGCGCTTTTTTGTTATACCTACGATTTTCACGATCACAATTAGCGGAAATTAACGATTGTTAATTGAATTCAAAATGCGCAATGATTGTTAGTGGAGACGCTCAAA encodes the following:
- the LOC105283486 gene encoding phospholipid-transporting ATPase ID isoform X4: MPNGVSSTDRFYPSSSSRALKCNACAMSRNNRKVKDCNDEDESADTTTHRGAARMTTATATSTRSSNEAAGRKYSTQEAEEDDEGGGNNRRKRKKRRKTQRSKQLQLQQSSQLELTASQQQRSHVASLTLASSSDEVVEAGECSKRDSSSSLGGGSRHNTLRESLLTVLGKLVIWRGTRYHSATTATTSSSSAPPNSPPATECIGRSTSFFSSETERRIRANNREYNSQFHYANNYIKTSKYSVLTFLPLNLFEQFQRLANFYFLCLLVLQMIPAISSLTPITTAIPLIGVLTLTAVKDAYDDFQRHSSDSQVNNRKSRTLRGTNLREERWSQVQVGDVIRMENDQFVAADVLLLTTSEPNGLCYIETAELDGETNLKCRQCLPETAEMMDNHELIGQFDGEIVCEVPNNLLNKFDGTLTWKGHKYPLDNDKIILRGCVLRNTQWCYGMVIFAGKDTKLMQNSGKTKFKRTSIDRLLNLLIIGIVFFLLSLCLFCMVGCGIWESLVGRYFQVYLPWDSLVPSEPITGATVNALLVFFSYSIVLNTVVPISLYVSVEVIRFVQSFLINWDEEMYHASTKTHAKARTTTLNEELGQIEYIFSDKTGTLTQNIMTFNKCSVAGKCYGDVIDEVTGEVIDLSETDRAVPTLTMHWKSGQEFVRPIYTPLNDPNVRLLEQADRVSSSTPEPGINGSPNILHKSSTMPPLDFSFNKDYEPEFKFYDPALLEAVRRDNQDVHSFFRLLAVCHTVMPEEKHGKIEYQAQSPDEAALVSAARNFGFVFKERSPNSITIEVMGKKEIYELLCILDFNNVRKRMSVILRKDGQLRLYCKGADNVIYERLKKGSEEIMAKTLDHLNKFAGEGLRTLCLSVRDLDESFFNNWKQRHQEAALSQENRDDKLDAIYEEIEKDMSLLGATAIEDKLQDGVPQTIANLSMAGIKLWVLTGDKQETAINIGYSCQLLTDDLTDVFVIDGTTYDSVETQLLRYLETIKTASTQKNQPTLSIVTFRWDKKSSDTEYNPSREEQDEHEMETPTEFAVVINGHSLVHALHPQLEQLFLEVSSQCKSVICCRVTPLQKAMVVELIKKNKSAVTLAIGDGANDVSMIKTAHIGVGISGQEGLQAVLASDYSIGQFRFLERLLLVHGRWSYYRMSKFLRYFFYKNFAFTLCHIWFAFFCGFSAQTVFDPMYISVYNLFYTSLPVLAVGIFDQDVNDKNSLMYPKLYAPGLQNLLFNKKEFCWSAIHGFFASCVLFLVPYGTYRDGVSPKGYVLSDHMLLGSVVATILVIVVTVQIALDTSYWTIVNHIMVWGSLIWYFILDYFYNFVIGGSYVGSLTMAMSEATFWFTTVISCIILVIPVLSWRFFFIDVRPTLSDRVRLKQRLAQLRSRQSQDILRTPSTRRTRRSLRSGYAFAHQEGFGRLITSGKIMRKLPNGADFKFSMPFTNNVTKQVNVASTSPKDNSATRNSHSLDTINL
- the LOC105283486 gene encoding phospholipid-transporting ATPase ID isoform X7, producing the protein MSRSAATRPMQETERRIRANNREYNSQFHYANNYIKTSKYSVLTFLPLNLFEQFQRLANFYFLCLLVLQMIPAISSLTPITTAIPLIGVLTLTAVKDAYDDFQRHSSDSQVNNRKSRTLRGTNLREERWSQVQVGDVIRMENDQFVAADVLLLTTSEPNGLCYIETAELDGETNLKCRQCLPETAEMMDNHELIGQFDGEIVCEVPNNLLNKFDGTLTWKGHKYPLDNDKIILRGCVLRNTQWCYGMVIFAGKDTKLMQNSGKTKFKRTSIDRLLNLLIIGIVFFLLSLCLFCMVGCGIWESLVGRYFQVYLPWDSLVPSEPITGATVNALLVFFSYSIVLNTVVPISLYVSVEVIRFVQSFLINWDEEMYHASTKTHAKARTTTLNEELGQIEYIFSDKTGTLTQNIMTFNKCSVAGKCYGDVIDEVTGEVIDLSETDRAVPTLTMHWKSGQEFVRPIYTPLNDPNVRLLEQADRVSSSTPEPGINGSPNILHKSSTMPPLDFSFNKDYEPEFKFYDPALLEAVRRDNQDVHSFFRLLAVCHTVMPEEKHGKIEYQAQSPDEAALVSAARNFGFVFKERSPNSITIEVMGKKEIYELLCILDFNNVRKRMSVILRKDGQLRLYCKGADNVIYERLKKGSEEIMAKTLDHLNKFAGEGLRTLCLSVRDLDESFFNNWKQRHQEAALSQENRDDKLDAIYEEIEKDMSLLGATAIEDKLQDGVPQTIANLSMAGIKLWVLTGDKQETAINIGYSCQLLTDDLTDVFVIDGTTYDSVETQLLRYLETIKTASTQKNQPTLSIVTFRWDKKSSDTEYNPSREEQDEHEMETPTEFAVVINGHSLVHALHPQLEQLFLEVSSQCKSVICCRVTPLQKAMVVELIKKNKSAVTLAIGDGANDVSMIKTAHIGVGISGQEGLQAVLASDYSIGQFRFLERLLLVHGRWSYYRMSKFLRYFFYKNFAFTLCHIWFAFFCGFSAQTVFDPMYISVYNLFYTSLPVLAVGIFDQDVNDKNSLMYPKLYAPGLQNLLFNKKEFCWSAIHGFFASCVLFLVPYGTYRDGVSPKGYVLSDHMLLGSVVATILVIVVTVQIALDTSYWTIVNHIMVWGSLIWYFILDYFYNFVIGGSYVGSLTMAMSEATFWFTTVISCIILVIPVLSWRFFFIDVRPTLSDRVRLKQRLAQLRSRQSQDILRTPSTRRTRRSLRSGYAFAHQEGFGRLITSGKIMRKLPNGADFKFSMPFTNNVTKQVNVASTSPKDNSATRNSHSLDTINL